In a single window of the Bradyrhizobium erythrophlei genome:
- a CDS encoding helix-turn-helix domain-containing protein produces the protein MLAKTPDPLDLMVGAKIRIFRTHCGMSQGDLAGKIGVAFQQVQKYEKGINRVGASRLSRIASVLGISIGELFESSEEKSAGPKSPFRLLAERDALRVLTAFARTTDPRVRRAIARLVKSVADQQPRVKSSIPRPAAAKRRERRRRIQPRA, from the coding sequence ATGTTGGCCAAAACGCCCGACCCACTCGACCTTATGGTGGGCGCCAAAATTCGCATCTTTCGTACCCATTGCGGAATGAGCCAGGGTGACCTCGCCGGGAAAATCGGGGTCGCTTTTCAGCAAGTGCAGAAATACGAGAAGGGAATCAACCGGGTAGGCGCCAGCCGGCTATCGCGGATCGCTTCTGTGCTGGGCATTTCGATCGGCGAACTATTTGAATCCTCCGAGGAAAAATCCGCCGGACCGAAATCGCCTTTTCGACTGCTTGCCGAGCGGGATGCATTGCGGGTTCTCACGGCTTTTGCGCGGACGACCGATCCCCGTGTGCGGCGTGCTATCGCCCGGCTGGTTAAAAGTGTCGCCGACCAACAGCCTCGAGTGAAATCTTCAATCCCGCGTCCCGCCGCCGCCAAACGTCGCGAGCGCCGGCGCCGAATTCAGCCGCGGGCATAG
- a CDS encoding carbohydrate kinase family protein, whose amino-acid sequence MLLSCGDALIDFLPVKSVDGRDALVPVVGGACLNIAVGMARLGAPTGFVGGISTDLFGRMIVDHALASQVELRHATRSDHQTTLAFVRTVAGEPQYAFYDEQTASRNWTYRRGSIPFGEIEAIHVGSTTLAGDDGAAQALAMVEDARGSVTISFDPNCRPNLVKHKARYVDRMNAFAAAAGIVRMSDVDFEFLYGGSDYPGRAKSLIEEGASLVVVTRGVRGALAWHREAGAVEVQAPAVRVVDTVGAGDSFQAALLFALRAIGRIGPEALARMNSEELGRTLSFAASCAAFTCGRAGADPPRQSDVGAELSRLFAQ is encoded by the coding sequence ATGCTGCTGAGTTGCGGAGACGCCTTAATCGATTTCCTGCCCGTCAAATCCGTGGACGGGCGCGACGCCTTGGTCCCGGTGGTCGGCGGTGCTTGCCTCAATATCGCGGTCGGCATGGCGCGTCTTGGCGCGCCGACAGGGTTCGTGGGTGGCATCTCGACCGATCTGTTCGGTCGCATGATCGTCGACCACGCTCTCGCCTCCCAGGTTGAACTTCGCCATGCGACGCGCAGCGATCACCAGACTACGCTGGCGTTCGTGCGTACCGTCGCCGGCGAGCCCCAATACGCCTTCTATGACGAGCAGACCGCGTCGCGAAACTGGACCTATCGGCGCGGCTCCATTCCCTTCGGCGAAATCGAAGCAATCCATGTCGGATCGACGACGCTCGCCGGCGACGACGGGGCGGCCCAGGCGCTTGCCATGGTCGAGGATGCGCGCGGATCAGTCACCATCTCCTTTGATCCGAATTGCAGGCCCAATCTGGTCAAGCACAAGGCTCGCTACGTCGATCGGATGAATGCGTTTGCCGCGGCCGCCGGGATCGTGCGGATGTCGGATGTCGACTTTGAATTTCTGTACGGCGGTAGCGATTATCCGGGAAGGGCCAAGTCGCTCATTGAGGAGGGTGCAAGCCTGGTCGTCGTGACGCGCGGAGTTCGAGGCGCACTGGCGTGGCATCGAGAAGCGGGGGCCGTGGAGGTCCAAGCGCCGGCGGTACGTGTTGTGGATACCGTCGGGGCTGGCGATAGTTTTCAAGCCGCCCTGCTGTTTGCTTTGCGCGCCATCGGTAGGATCGGACCGGAAGCGCTGGCGCGGATGAATTCCGAGGAGCTTGGTCGCACGCTGTCATTTGCAGCAAGCTGCGCGGCCTTCACATGCGGGCGCGCAGGTGCCGATCCTCCGCGACAATCTGACGTCGGCGCTGAATTGTCCCGACTTTTCGCACAATAG
- a CDS encoding quinone oxidoreductase family protein: MKAWQLERLGGELRFADVRVPEPRPGSVLVRIEASSLMSYLKPYVEGKLPFYDPPPGPFTIGTNGVGVVEAVGRDVWHLKPGQRVVLSSHFVAPENVDDPAQILIGLTAGAGAEAVMADWPDGTLAEYALMPVEAVTPVEGLDHIEAAQLAAIGRCIIPYGGLLRGRLAAGETLVVNGATGAYGTAAVLLGVAMGAARVIAAGRNSAALEAVARASGPRVSTVTLAGDVQADAGALRSASGGGAHIAFDMVGQARDPNSTLAALHSLRRGGRLVLMGSMTTELPIPYTTVMMNSWEILGQFMYPASAYRRLLDLLRCGLLDIKPIRPRVYPLAALPEAMDAAAEAGNLEYIVMRP; encoded by the coding sequence ATGAAAGCCTGGCAGCTCGAACGGCTCGGCGGAGAACTCCGCTTCGCTGATGTGCGCGTGCCAGAGCCGCGGCCCGGCAGCGTGCTGGTGAGGATCGAGGCTTCATCTCTGATGTCCTATTTGAAGCCATATGTGGAGGGCAAATTGCCGTTCTATGACCCGCCCCCGGGCCCGTTCACCATCGGGACCAATGGAGTGGGTGTCGTCGAGGCGGTTGGCCGCGATGTCTGGCATCTCAAGCCGGGGCAGCGCGTGGTGCTGTCATCGCACTTCGTTGCGCCGGAGAATGTCGACGACCCCGCGCAGATTCTCATCGGCCTGACGGCCGGCGCCGGCGCAGAGGCGGTCATGGCGGACTGGCCTGACGGAACCCTCGCTGAGTACGCGCTGATGCCTGTCGAAGCCGTCACACCTGTCGAGGGTCTGGATCATATCGAGGCGGCACAGCTTGCGGCCATCGGGCGCTGCATCATCCCGTACGGCGGCCTGCTGCGAGGCCGGCTCGCCGCGGGTGAGACCCTGGTCGTGAACGGAGCCACGGGCGCCTACGGCACGGCGGCGGTATTGCTCGGGGTCGCCATGGGAGCCGCGCGCGTGATCGCCGCGGGCCGCAATTCGGCGGCGCTGGAGGCGGTGGCACGCGCAAGCGGCCCGCGGGTTTCGACCGTCACGCTGGCAGGCGATGTGCAAGCTGACGCCGGCGCGCTCCGCTCTGCCTCCGGCGGCGGTGCGCATATCGCATTCGATATGGTGGGGCAGGCGCGCGATCCCAACTCGACGCTGGCGGCACTTCACAGCCTGCGTCGCGGCGGCAGGCTGGTGCTGATGGGAAGCATGACGACGGAGCTGCCGATTCCCTACACCACCGTGATGATGAACAGTTGGGAGATCCTCGGCCAGTTCATGTACCCGGCCAGCGCGTATCGGCGGCTGCTCGATCTGTTGCGGTGCGGGCTGCTCGACATCAAACCTATTCGTCCGCGCGTGTACCCGCTGGCCGCATTGCCGGAAGCCATGGATGCCGCGGCCGAGGCAGGCAATCTCGAGTATATCGTCATGCGGCCCTAG
- a CDS encoding S1C family serine protease: MLNLTHETFDEVPSSQTAKPTASNDDALLDAYSNAVIGVTERVGPAVVRVETGSKVRDARERGGLGSGIVISPDGLVLTNNHVVGSSKQIRLRDNEGIVTDARVLGVDPDTDLALLRADGVRDLRYASLGNSRSLRRGQLVVAIGNPLGFESTVTAGVVSALGRSIRSVSGRTIEDVIQTDAALNPGNSGGPLVSSGAEVIGINTAIISGAQGICFAVASNTAQFVLSEIIRHGYVRRAYIGVSGQTAPIPRRHAVVAGVENKMGALLAQIEPDGPAARAGLLPGDVVIKLDGVDVNGVDDLIRVLDRDRIDRALEMDVLRMGRLRAIDIHPIERKPSARQGSAP; the protein is encoded by the coding sequence ATGTTGAATTTGACCCACGAAACGTTCGATGAGGTCCCCTCATCGCAGACGGCTAAACCAACCGCCAGCAACGACGACGCCCTGCTCGACGCCTATTCCAATGCCGTGATCGGCGTGACAGAGCGGGTCGGACCCGCCGTGGTCCGCGTTGAAACGGGCTCGAAAGTGCGGGATGCACGCGAGCGCGGCGGCCTTGGCTCCGGAATCGTCATCTCTCCGGACGGGCTGGTCCTGACCAACAATCACGTGGTTGGGTCGTCGAAGCAGATCAGGCTGCGGGACAATGAGGGCATTGTCACCGACGCGCGGGTGCTCGGCGTCGATCCCGACACCGATCTGGCACTGCTGCGTGCCGACGGCGTACGGGATCTGCGCTACGCCTCACTCGGCAATTCCAGGAGCTTGCGCCGCGGGCAGTTGGTGGTTGCGATCGGCAATCCCCTGGGCTTTGAGTCGACCGTGACGGCGGGCGTGGTGTCGGCGCTCGGCCGCTCGATCCGCTCGGTGAGCGGCCGGACCATCGAAGACGTCATTCAGACCGACGCCGCGCTCAATCCGGGCAACTCCGGCGGCCCCCTGGTGTCCTCTGGCGCCGAGGTGATTGGCATCAACACAGCGATCATCAGCGGCGCACAGGGTATTTGCTTCGCGGTCGCCAGCAACACCGCGCAGTTTGTTTTGTCGGAAATCATCCGGCATGGCTATGTCAGGCGCGCTTATATCGGCGTGTCCGGCCAGACTGCGCCAATCCCGAGACGGCATGCCGTGGTCGCGGGTGTCGAAAACAAGATGGGCGCCCTGCTGGCCCAGATCGAACCGGACGGTCCGGCGGCACGAGCCGGGTTATTGCCCGGCGACGTCGTGATCAAGCTCGACGGCGTTGATGTGAACGGCGTCGACGATCTGATCCGTGTGCTCGATCGCGACCGGATCGATCGCGCGCTTGAGATGGATGTACTGCGCATGGGCCGGTTGCGGGCCATCGACATTCACCCGATCGAACGCAAGCCATCGGCTCGGCAGGGTTCAGCCCCGTAG